One segment of Solanum stenotomum isolate F172 chromosome 1, ASM1918654v1, whole genome shotgun sequence DNA contains the following:
- the LOC125853614 gene encoding uncharacterized protein LOC125853614, with amino-acid sequence MASADQMEKMKLRQNYRNHWHTDLLRATETDPLFCCFSLWCAPCASYLLRKRALYDDMSRYTCCGGYMPCSGRCGESRCPEFCLCTEVFLCFGNSVASTRFMLQDEFNLQTTKCDNCIIGFMFCLQQLACICSIIACLTGSEEIQDASQLLNCLSDVVYCTVCSCMQTQHKVEMDKRDGKFGPRPMSVPPVQQMSRLDQPVPPAVGYPPMQQPHGYPPQPHGYPPPQQQPQGYPPSQQQPQEYPPSQQLPQDYPPPQQQPQGHPPQQQPQGHPPPQQPSQGHPSPQQPPQGYPPPQQPPQGYPPANYPPPGAGEPKSDHLQ; translated from the exons ATGGCATCTGCAGATCAGATGGAGAAGATGAAGTTACGTCAGAATTATCGGAATCACTGGCACACTGATCTTCTCAGAGCCACTGAGACTGATCCTCTTT TTTGTTGCTTCTCGCTTTGGTG CGCTCCATGTGCATCATATCTTCTCCGCAAACGAGCTCTGTACGATGATATGTCTAG ATATACATGTTGTGGAGGCTACATGCCTTGTAGTGGCAGATGTGGAGAAAGCCGTTGCCCTGAATTTTGTCTTTGCACGGAG GTTTTTCTTTGCTTTGGAAATTCTGTTGCTTCAACACGCTTTATGTTGCAAGATGAGTTCAATCTGCAGACAACAAAATGCGATAATTGCATAATA GGATTCATGTTTTGCCTACAGCAGTTAGCATGCATATGCAGCATTATTGCTTGTCTTACTGGAAGTGAAGAAATTCAAGATGCTTCTCAGCTTCTGAACTGTTTGTCGGATGTTGTTTACTGCAC GGTTTGTAGCTGTATGCAG ACACAGCACAAGGTTGAAATGGATAAAAGAGATGGGAAATTTGGACCACGCCCAATGTCAGTGCCACCTGTGCAACAAATGTCTCGGTTAGATCAGCCCGTTCCCCCTGCAGTTGGATATCCACCAATGCAGCAACCTCACGGATACCCCCCACAACCCCATGGTTATCCACCACCACAACAACAGCCTCAGGGTTACCCACCATCTCAGCAACAGCCTCAGGAGTACCCACCATCTCAGCAACTGCCTCAGGATTACCCACCACCTCAGCAGCAGCCTCAGGGTCATCCACCACAACAGCAGCCTCAGGGTCATCCACCACCACAGCAGCCGTCTCAGGGTCACCCATCACCACAGCAGCCGCCTCAGGGTTACCCACCACCACAGCAGCCGCCTCAGGGTTACCCACCAGCCAACTATCCCCCACCTGGTGCTGGAGAACCCAAATCTGATCATCTTCAATGA